From one Culex quinquefasciatus strain JHB chromosome 3, VPISU_Cqui_1.0_pri_paternal, whole genome shotgun sequence genomic stretch:
- the LOC6036227 gene encoding adrenodoxin-like protein 1, mitochondrial: MSISTSVRYIAYNVFSSWQSLLVPRNIHLSRYLLHGEYEWQDPKSEDEVVNVTYIDKDGKRTPVRGKIGDNALYLAHRYGVEMEGACEASLACTTCHVYVLGEHGDKLPPSEEKEDDLLDMAPFLKENSRLGCQITLTKELEGLELQLPQATRNFYVDGHKPKPH; this comes from the exons atgtccatttcCACGAGTGTCCGGTACATAGCGTACAACGTCTTCAGCAGTTGGCAAAGTTTGCTGGTGCCGCGAAATATTCACTTATCACGAT ATCTTCTGCACGGCGAGTACGAGTGGCAAGACCCGAAAAGTGAAGATGAAGT GGTCAACGTAACGTACATCGACAAGGACGGCAAACGGACACCGGTCCGGGGCAAAATCGGAGACAACGCACTGTACCTGGCCCACCGGTACGGCGTCGAGATGGAGGGAGCTTGTGAGGCGTCTCTGGCTTGCACCACGTGTCACGTGTACGTGCTGGGGGAGCATGGTGATAAATTGCCCCCCTCGGAGGAGAAAGAGGACGATCTGCTCGATATGGCGCCGTTCCTGAAGGAGAATTCCCGACTCGGCTGTCAGATCACTCTGACGAAGGAGCTCGAAGGGTTGGAGCTGCAGCTGCCGCAGGCCACGCGGAACTTTTACGTGGATGGACACAAACCAAAGCCGCACTAG
- the LOC119769313 gene encoding uncharacterized protein LOC119769313: protein MRVQGKDLGRAEVFEVVSGRRGPDGVCKDFLAFKDDDPGLKKKNPVRASLITENPTNGADSSEGAIRPSWRRVSKSSGCTLNLIKKTMPTIPPQQTELRSVLESDRNCRCY from the exons ATGAGAGTTCAAGGCAAAGATCTTGGCCGTGCTGAGGTTTTTGAAGTAGTTTCAGGACGTCGTGGCCCAGATGGCGTCTGCAAGGACTTTCTTGCCTTTAAGGATGATGATCCCGGGTTGAAGAAG AAGAACCCGGTGCGGGCATCTCTGATCACCGAAAATCCTACAAACGGAGCCGATTCCTCTGAGGGTGCCATCCGTCCATCTTGGAGACGTGTTAGCAA GTCCTCTGGTTGCACTCTAAACCTTATTAAGAAGACCATGCCAACCATTCCACCACAGCAAACGGAACTGCGCAGCGTTCTAGAATCTGACCGTAACTGTCGGTGCTACTAG